Proteins co-encoded in one Microcebus murinus isolate Inina chromosome 5, M.murinus_Inina_mat1.0, whole genome shotgun sequence genomic window:
- the DRC5 gene encoding dynein regulatory complex subunit 5 yields MQDPGTPAPPMSALSHSSVAPQERPSTVGPTASTQPSKASVTLVSTKSKKTGSLGNVHRMRRIIAEDAEWSLAIVPLLTELCIQHIVKNFAKNPILKQLLPEHQQKVLSHLSTDLPLEVTANLIEDENYWRRCCMQRWPVCHVARHDGSWKHMFFERHLENLLKHFIPGTTDPAVILNLVPLCKNYVRRIRMDQFLPPVRLPHTPRTGDQSDSGSEGDMDEPDTDHYQLGDLVAGLSYLEELDLVYGVKDCGMNFEWNLFLFTFQDCQSLAATIKACHTLKVFRLTRSKVDDDKARILIRSLLDHPALEELDLSHNLIGDRGARGAAKLLSHSRLRVLNLANNQVRAPGAQSLAHALAHNTNLISLNLRLNCIEDEGGQALAHALQTNKCLTTLHLGGNELSEPTATLLSQVLAFNTTLTSINLSCNHIGLDGGKQLLEGMTDNKTLLEFDLRLSDVAQESEYLIGQALCANREAARQRALNPSHFMSSMTANVLENSAG; encoded by the exons ATGCAGGACCCCGGAACACCAGCGCCACCAATGTCGGCCCTCAGCCACTCCTCAGTGGCTCCCCAGGAAAGGCCCTCCACTGTGGGCCCCACTGCAAGCACACAGCCCTCGAAGGCCTCAGTCACACTTGTCTCCACAAAGTCAAAGAAAACAGGTTCTCTGGGCAATGTCCATCGGATGCGCCGGATCATCGCTGAGGATGCTGAGTGGTCCCTGGCCATCGTGCCCCTCCTCACAGAGCTCTGCATTCAGCACATCGTCAAGAACTTCGCGA AAAACCCAATCCTGAAGCAGCTGCTCCCAGAGCACCAGCAGAAGGTCCTGAGCCACCTGTCCACTGACCTGCCGCTGGAGGTGACCGCCAACCTGATCGAGGATGAGAACTACTGGCGCCGCTGCTGCATGCAGCGCTGGCCCGTGTGCCACGTGGCCCGGCACGACGGCAGCTGGAAGCACATGTTCTTCGAGCGGCACCTGGAGAACCTGCTAAAGCACTTCATTCCGGGCACCACGGACCCCGCTGTGATCCTCAACTTGGTGCCGCTCTGCAAGAACTACGTGCGCAGGATCCGCATGGATCAGTTCCTCCCGCCCGTGCGGCTCCCGCACACGCCCCGGACCGGGGACCAGTCGGACTCCGGCAGCGAGGGCGATATGGACGAGCCCGACACGGACCACTACCAGCTGGGTGATCTGGTGGCTGGCCTAAGCTACCTGGAGGAGCTGGACCTGGTGTACGGAGTCAAGGACTGTGGCATGAACTTCGAGTGGAACCTCTTCCTCTTCACCTTTCAGGACTGCCAGTCCTTGGCGGCCACCATCAAGGCATGCCACACCCTCAAG GTATTCAGACTGACCCGAAGCAAGGTGGACGATGACAAGGCCCGTATCCTAATTCGAAGCCTCCTGGACCACCCAGCTCTGGAGGAGCTGGACCTGTCACATAACCTCATTGGGGACCGTGGTGCACGAGGTGCTGCCAAGCTGCTGAGCCACAGCCGCCTGCGTGTGCTCAACCTGGCCAACAACCAGGTGCGTGCGCCCGGCGCCCAGTCGCTGGCTCATGCTCTGGCACACAACACCAACCTCATCTCCCTCAACCTACGCCTCAACTGCATCGAGGACGAGGGTGGCCAGGCTCTCGCCCACGCCTTGCAGACCAACAAGTGCCTCACCACGCTGCACCTCGGTGGCAATGAGCTGTCGGAGCCCACCGCCACACTGCTCTCCCAGGTGCTGGCCTTCAACACCACGCTCACCAGCATCAACCTATCCTGCAACCACATCGGGCTG GACGGCGGGAAGCAGCTCCTAGAAGGCATGACAGACAACAAGACCCTCCTGGAGTTTGACTTGCGCCTGTCAGATGTGGCCCAGGAGAGCGAGTACCTCATCGGCCAGGCCCTCTGTGCCAACCGAGAGGCAGCCCGCCAGCGGGCCTTGAATCCCAGCCACTTCATGTCGTCGATGACTGCCAACGTCCTGGAGAACTCTGCAGGATAA
- the TMEM151B gene encoding transmembrane protein 151B: protein MSPPGSAAGESAGGGGGGGGPGVPEEPTAAAAAADEGPAREEQRPIQPSFTKSLCRESHWKCLLLSLLMYGCLGAVAWCHVTTVTRLTFSSAYQGNSLMYHDSPCSNGYVYIPLAFLLMLYAVYLVECWHCQARHELQHRVDVSSVRERVGRMQQATPCIWWKAISYHYVRRTRQVTRYRNGDAYTTTQVYHERVNTHVAEAEFDYARCGVRDVSKALVGLEGAPATRLRFTKCFSFASVEAENAYLCQRARFFAENEGLDDYMEAREGMHLKNVDFREFMVAFPDPARPPWYACSSAFWAAALLTLSWPLRVLAEYRTAYAHYHVEKLFGLEGPGSASSAGGGLSPSDELLPPLTHRLPRVNTVDSTELEWHIRSNQQLVPSYSEAVLMDLAGLGARCGGAAGGGYAPSCRYGGVGGPGAAGVAPYRRSCEHCQRAVSSSSIFSRSALSICASPRAGPGPGGGAGCGGSRFSLGRLYGSRRSCLWRSRSGSVNEASCPTEQTRLSSQASMGDDEDDDEEEAGPPPPYHDALYFPVLIVHRQEGCLGHSHRPLHRHGSCVETSL, encoded by the exons CAGCGTCCCATCCAGCCCTCTTTCACCAAGTCCCTCTGCCGTGAATCCCACTGGAAGTGCCTCCTGCTCTCGCTGCTCATGTACGGCTGCCTGGGGGCAGTGGCCTGGTGCCACGTCACCACGGTGACGCGCCTCACCTTCAGCAGCGCCTACCAGGGCAACAGCCTCATGTACCATGACAGCCCCTGCTCCAACGGCTACGTCTACATCCCCCTGGCCTTCCTGCTCATGTTGTACGCCGTCTACCTGGTGGAGTGTTGGCACTGCCAAGCCCGCCATGAGCTGCAGCACCGCGTGGACGTGAGCAGCGTGCGGGAGCGTGTGGGCCGCATGCAGCAGGCCACACCCTGCATCTGGTGGAAGGCCATCAGCTACCACTATGTCCGCCGCACCCGCCAGGTCACCCGGTACCGCAACGGAGACGCCTACACTACCACCCAG GTGTACCATGAGCGCGTTAACACGCACGTGGCGGAGGCCGAGTTCGACTACGCGCGCTGCGGCGTCCGGGACGTGTCCAAGGCGCTGGTGGGGCTGGAGGGCGCGCCGGCCACGCGGCTGCGCTTCACCAAGTGCTTCAGCTTCGCCAGCGTGGAGGCCGAGAACGCGTACCTGTGCCAGCGCGCGCGCTTCTTCGCGGAGAACGAAGGCCTGGACGACTACATGGAGGCGCGCGAGGGCATGCACCTCAAGAACGTGGACTTCCGCGAGTTCATGGTGGCCTTCCCGGACCCGGCCAGGCCGCCGTGGTACGCCTGCTCGTCGGCCTTCTGGGCCGCGGCGCTGCTCACGCTGTCGTGGCCGCTGCGCGTGCTGGCCGAGTACCGCACGGCCTACGCGCACTACCACGTGGAGAAGCTCTTCGGCCTGGAGGGCCCGGGCTCGGCGAGCAGCGCGGGCGGCGGCCTGAGCCCCAGCGACGAGCTGCTGCCGCCGCTCACCCACCGCCTGCCGCGGGTCAACACGGTGGACAGCACGGAGCTCGAGTGGCACATCCGCTCCAACCAGCAGCTGGTGCCCAGCTACTCCGAGGCGGTGCTCATGGAcctggcggggctgggggcgcgctgcggcggcgcggcgggcggcggctaCGCGCCGTCGTGCCGCTACGGCGGGGTGGGCGGCCCGGGCGCGGCGGGCGTGGCCCCGTACCGGCGCAGCTGCGAGCACTGCCAGCGCGCGGTCAGCAGCTCGTCCATCTTCTCGCGCAGCGCGCTCAGCATCTGCGCCAGCCCGCGGGCCGGCCCGGGGCCCGGAGGGGGCGCGGGCTGCGGGGGCAGCCGCTTCTCGCTCGGCCGCCTCTACGGCTCCCGGCGCAGCTGCCTGTGGCGCAGCCGGAGCGGGAGCGTCAACGAGGCGAGCTGCCCCACGGAGCAGACGCGGCTGTCCAGCCAGGCCAGCATGGGGGACGACGAGGACGATGACGAGGAGGAggccgggccgccgccgccctACCACGACGCCCTCTACTTCCCGGTCCTCATCGTCCACCGGCAGGAGGGGTGTCTGGGCCACAGCCACCGGCCGCTGCACCGCCACGGCTCCTGCGTAGAGACCTCACTGTGA